In Populus trichocarpa isolate Nisqually-1 chromosome 12, P.trichocarpa_v4.1, whole genome shotgun sequence, a genomic segment contains:
- the LOC18103613 gene encoding UDP-glycosyltransferase 88B1: MEDTVVLYPSQGHLSSMLELGKLILKHRPSVSVTFVMSNPSTELVSANPFITFIPLPEVSLPTPITSFLDLVASFFEIPKLNNPDLHQTLSSLSASSNIKALIIDFFCSPAFEFLSSRLDIPIYYFNSSGACGLSMFLYMPTLDKNTTESLKDLDILVEVPGAPKVPSKDIPPVLCDRSHRVYQYFVDTGKQMFRSAGVVVNTFESLEPNACKAIQERKCIPNEPLPPLFCVGPLAITGESRKENECLTWLDSQPSRSVLYLCFGSMGVLSSSQLKEMAIGLEKSGVRFLWAVRAPKEDGQTQARKTGSIATEPCLESIFPEGFLDRTKDRGFIVKSWAPQLAILNHGSVGGFVTHCGWKSILEAVCAGVPMLGWPLYAEQKMNSVFLVEEMKVGLAVKLADEDDFVSAAELEERVTELMNSKKGEALRERVKALREAAVVAKSEGGSTYVAMERLVESFK; the protein is encoded by the coding sequence ATGGAGGACACGGTTGTTTTGTACCCATCACAGGGCCATTTGTCCTCCATGTTGGAATTGGGCAAGCTAATACTCAAACACCGTCCTTCAGTCTCAGTCACCTTCGTAATGTCCAACCCTTCAACTGAATTAGTCTCCGCCAATCCTTTCATTACTTTTATTCCCCTTCCTGAAGTTTCTCTTCCAACTCCGATCACATCATTTTTAGATTTAGTAGCCTCATTCTTTGAGATCCCTAAACTCAACAACCCAGACCTCCACCAAACCCTTTCAAGTCTTTCTGCTTCCTCCAACATAAAAGCCTTGATCATAGATTTCTTTTGCAGCCCAGCATTCGAGTTTCTCTCCTCTAGGCTCGACATCCCAATTTACTATTTCAACTCTTCTGGTGCATGTGGCTTGTCCATGTTTCTTTACATGCCTACCTTGGACAAGAACACCACTGAGAGCTTGAAAGACCTGGACATCCTTGTTGAGGTCCCTGGGGCACCAAAAGTTCCATCAAAAGATATCCCGCCAGTTCTTTGTGACCGATCTCATAGAGTTTACCAGTACTTCGTCGATACTGGAAAGCAGATGTTCAGGTCTGCAGGAGTTGTTGTAAATACGTTCGAGTCACTAGAGCCAAACGCATGTAAGGCAATACAAGAAAGAAAGTGCATCCCAAATGAGCCCCTACCACCACTATTTTGTGTCGGTCCACTTGCAATCACTGGTGAAAGCAGAAAGGAAAATGAGTGTCTAACTTGGCTGGATTCACAACCAAGTCGCAGTGttttatatctttgttttgGCAGCATGGGAGTCTTGAGTTCAAGTCAGTTGAAGGAAATGGCTATTGGGTTGGAAAAAAGTGGGGTTAGATTCTTGTGGGCAGTGCGTGCTCCAAAAGAAGATGGCCAAACCCAAGCTAGAAAGACAGGTAGTATCGCAACAGAACCATGTCTGGAATCGATATTTCCAGAAGGGTTCTTGGATAGAACCAAAGACAGGGGATTTATAGTGAAGTCATGGGCACCACAACTTGCAATACTTAACCATGGCTCGGTTGGTGGTTTTGTGACTCACTGTGGATGGAAGTCGATCCTTGAAGCTGTGTGTGCAGGGGTGCCGATGTTGGGTTGGCCTCTGTATGCAGAGCAAAAGATGAATAGTGTTTTCTTGGTTGAGGAAATGAAGGTGGGTCTAGCGGTGAAATTGGCGGATGAAGATGATTTTGTCAGTGCGGCTGAGTTGGAGGAGCGTGTGACTGAGTTGATGAACTCGAAGAAAGGTGAAGCTCTTCGAGAACGAGTCAAGGCTTTAAGAGAGGCTGCGGTGGTTGCTAAAAGTGAAGGAGGTTCTACTTATGTTGCCATGGAGAGGCTGGTGGAATCATTCAAGTAA
- the LOC7482995 gene encoding membrane-associated kinase regulator 5: MEALYFLRFWRPTTNSHKENRPSSGSSDDTTEIPFTDCEFEEGEDSFFELELTVPDFDTSKSSSSSNTTSIKNYHPLDKESNIFDPKQAPPLNLAHKESNSPQHIFHPPTLSTDHLLSKRKILPIEPVSFKPQSPISLLKSAPRFKILMFKKSKSMASQKTEKTGATEYLKANNKKHESNKLFTVKFKLEEVTNISFFTKQNSLRKQISHESDDNDTSKRFSKEMIQKYLKLIKPLYIKVSKKHSDKMKFSSELSVGSPSSSPATVPAKEKQGSFPSGIRVVSRHLGKSKSASATTGVSPPVVSRRDDSLLLQHDGIQSAILHCKKSFNSSRDSSSMSRFVSDPSHEKSMSSPRISSSE, from the exons aTGGAAGCTCTCTACTTCCTCAGGTTCTGGAGACCCACCACCAACTCCCACAAAGAAAACCGGCCCTCTAGTGGAAGCAGTGATGACACCACCGAGATCCCATTCACAGATTGTGAATTTGAGGAGGGAGAAGACTCGTTCTTTGAATTGGAACTTACTGTGCCTGACTTTGACACCAGtaaaagcagcagcagcagcaacaccaccaGCATAAAAAACTACCACCCACTAGACAAGGAAAGCAACATCTTTGACCCTAAACAAGCACCTCCCCTCAATTTAGCCCACAAAGAGAGCAACTCCCCCCAGCATATATTTCATCCACCAACTCTTTCAACTGATCATCTCCTTTCGAAGAGAAAAATCCTCCCTATTGAACCCGTTTCATTCAAACCTCAGTCTCCAATCTCCCTACTCAAATCAGCTCCGAGGTTTAAGATCCTCATGTTCAAGAAATCAAAGTCAATGGCATCGCagaaaacagagaaaacagGGGCGACAGAGTACTTGAAAGCAAATAACAAGAAGCATGAAAGCAACAAGCTTTTCACTGTCAAGTTCAAGCTTGAAGAGGtcacaaatatttctttcttcacCAAACAGAACAGCTTGAGAAAGCAGATCTCTCATGAATCCGATGACAATGATACATCAAAGCGATTTTCAAAGGAAATGATACAGAAGTACTTGAAGCTAATCAAACCATTATACATCAAGGTTTCCAAGAAGCATAGTGACAAGATGAAATTCTCCAGTGAGTTGTCAGTCGGGTCTCCGTCATCTTCTCCGGCAACAGTGCCGGCGAAGGAGAAACAGGGGAGTTTTCCGTCAGGGATTAGAGTGGTTTCTAGGCATCTTGGAAAAAGCAAATCAGCTTCAGCGACCACAGGAGTTTCTCCTCCAGTTGTGAGTAGGAGAGATGATTCTCTGCTGCTACAACATGATGGGATTCAAAGTGCCATCCTGCATTGCAAGAAATCTTTCAATTCTTCAAGAG attCTTCTTCAATGTCAAGATTCGTAAGTGACCCTTCGCACGAGAAATCAATGTCTTCACCAAGGATTTCATCTAGTGAATAG